tttttttttttttctttttttgattagtgaaaaaagtttaaagaacaacattttttttttctgtatcagatcttttaaaataataatgatgcagAACTACATGTTACACACACTTTCAATCTGTatctagatttatttttatccatGATTATCCCCCCCTGACAACACCCCTGCCAGAAAATGCACTTAGATTATGATGATTCTCATGAGAGATCGAGATGGAGAAGGAATGTTTTTGGTCGTCCCTCTCCTTACAAAAAAGCCTACTTCCTGATTTGTCAGGTGGTGTGAGAGCCCAAAGCGGAAGTACTGTTAAAAAACCTTGCAACAGAAGTTGTGTTCCCTTGTGTTCAGACCATGTCCATCTTACGTCATTCAAAGAGGCAGGTGTATTCGTGTATATCATAGATGTAGTAATAACTGgaaatctgtctaaatctgaatatcaaaaattaaatgcatcaaaaatgtcagtaaagcctttttaatgttacaaaaaaattctataatttctgttattttgaacTGTCTATTCATTGACGAATTCTGGGTAAAAAGTATAATGTTTCtgacaaatgtattaaacagcacaactgtttttaacattgattattttaagaaatcttTAAGCAGCATGCCACGCTGCCATTTATTGATGTTTCGGTCTCCGGGAAATTGTTGCATTTGAATAGCCCTGCCCTAAACTTTTGATTGGTAGAGTATATCATTCCCAATGTCCTCTACTGTGTAactaattaattcatatttaatgaagCTTGTAATCCAGTATTAATGGAAACTAACAACCTTGCTATCCATTTCACCTACCAGCCTCTATTTGTTTGCTAGATTCAGAAATACTAGTATTCACTGTATAGCTCCAACCATGACTCTTTGTGCTGTATTTTGAATGCAGGCTGAGTCAGGTTATGGGTCAGAGAGCAGTTTACGTCGCCATGGCTCCCTGCTGTCCCTCACCTCTGCTGCCAGCGGCCTATCCACCGCCTCCGCGTCTTCCTTCAAGGTGAGTCTCAGCCTCTGCCTTCAGATCCAGAGCTTAAAAGATTGTATGTAGCCAAATGTCATGTCATGGGAGATTTCTTATAACAATTGTTCATTTACAAACTGTTGAACAGAAGGGATACAGCCTGCGGGAAAAGCTAGCAGA
This region of Puntigrus tetrazona isolate hp1 unplaced genomic scaffold, ASM1883169v1 S000000100, whole genome shotgun sequence genomic DNA includes:
- the LOC122332503 gene encoding ceramide transfer protein-like; the encoded protein is MQAESGYGSESSLRRHGSLLSLTSAASGLSTASASSFKKGYSLREKLAEMETFRDILCRQVDTLQKYFDNCADIDSKDELHRDKGE